From a single Gadus morhua chromosome 3, gadMor3.0, whole genome shotgun sequence genomic region:
- the erp27 gene encoding endoplasmic reticulum resident protein 27 isoform X1, whose protein sequence is MLFPLLFPLLLSTASATETVDSAPLRLGDLKAAEAFIDSAEVVVVGFFESEESRGYKELLDSTKRVTTVPGAICMDKEVWAELGVSSDTIAIFRKADNSQENLVLSEAKKVDADGLVNFLTINEVRYVTEYNQVTAVGLFNSEVKVHLLLMVNRGTKEFTQLKEQLAALAPEFTGKLLFVLINGAVKSNLRSLGYFGLTSGDLPRVGIYDGGSDMKWLLPQGPVSSERVRSFCHAFLKGELKAEKQAGAQAKSEL, encoded by the exons ATGTTGTTCCCTCTGTTGTTTCCTCTGCTGCTGTCCACAGCCTCGGCCACAGAGACAG tagACAGCGCCCCCCTCAGGCTGGGGGACCTCAAGGCGGCCGAAGCCTTCATCGACTCTGCTGAAGTGGTCGTCGTTGGGTTCTTTGAG AGCGAGGAGTCTCGCGGCTACAAAGAGCTGCTGGACTCCACAAAGCGCGTGACCACGGTCCCAGGGGCCATCTGCATGGACAAAGAGGTGTGGGCGGAGCTTGGCGTCAGCTCGGACACCATCGCCATATTCAGAAAG gcagacAACTCCCAGGAGAACCTTGTTCTCTCAGAGGCCAAGAAGGTGGACGCGGACGGTCTGGTTAACTTCCTCACTATAAACGAAGTGCGATACGTCACAGAATATAACCAAGTG ACTGCGGTGGGTCTGTTCAACTCGGAGGTGAAGGTCCACCTCCTGCTGATGGTCAACCGGGGCACCAAGGAGTTCACCCAGCTCAAGGAACAGCTCGCTGCCCTCGCCCCGGAGTTCACCGGCAAG CTGCTGTTTGTGCTGATCAACGGCGCGGTGAAGTCCAACCTGCGCTCGCTGGGCTACTTCGGCCTCACGTCGGGGGACCTCCCGCGGGTGGGGATCTACGACGGTGGGTCGGACATGAAGTGGCTCCTACCCCAGGGGCCTGTCTCCAGCGAGCGTGTGAGGAGCTTCTGCCACGCCTTCCTGAAAGGGGAGCTGAAG GCGGAGAAGCAGGCTGGAGCTCAGGCCAAAAGTGAGCTCTAA
- the LOC115541116 gene encoding retinal cone rhodopsin-sensitive cGMP 3',5'-cyclic phosphodiesterase subunit gamma: MADPAEKKAPPKFKQRSARTFKSRAPKPGQKGFGDDIPGMEGLGTDITVVCPWEAYGDLELGDLAKYGIV; encoded by the exons ATGGCAGACCCGGCTGAGAAGAAGGCCCCTCCCAAGTTCAAGCAGAGGTCCGCTCGTACCTTCAAGAGCCGCGCCCCCAAGCCTGGGCAGAAGGG ATTTGGGGACGACATCCCCGGCATGGAGGGTCTCGGCACTGACATCACGGTGGTGTGCCCCTGGGAAGCCTACGGGGACTTGGAGCTCGGGGACCTGGCCAAATATGGAATCGTCTAG
- the LOC115541115 gene encoding retinal cone rhodopsin-sensitive cGMP 3',5'-cyclic phosphodiesterase subunit gamma translates to MDIAVPAAADKKAAPRFKQRAARTFKSKAPKPGQKGFGDDIPGMEGLGTDITVVCPWEAYGDLELGDLAKYGIV, encoded by the exons ATGGACATTGCTGTTCCAGCCGCCGCCGACAAGAAGGCCGCCCCCAGGTTCAAGCAGAGGGCTGCTCGTACCTTCAAGAGCAAGGCCCCAAAGCCTGGCCAGAAGGG ATTCGGAGACGACATCCCCGGCATGGAGGGTCTCGGCACTGACATCACGGTGGTGTGCCCATGGGAAGCCTACGGGGACTTGGAGCTCGGGGACCTGGCAAAATATGGAATCGTCTAG
- the LOC115541114 gene encoding retinal cone rhodopsin-sensitive cGMP 3',5'-cyclic phosphodiesterase subunit gamma: protein MDIAVPAAADKKAAPRFKQRAARTFKSKAPKPGQKGFGDDIPGMEGLGTDITVVCPWEAYGDLELGDLAKYGIV from the exons ATGGACATTGCTGTTCCAGCCGCCGCCGACAAGAAGGCCGCCCCCAGGTTCAAGCAGAGGGCTGCTCGTACCTTCAAGAGCAAGGCCCCAAAGCCTGGCCAGAAGGG ATTCGGCGACGACATCCCCGGCATGGAGGGTCTCGGCACTGACATCACGGTGGTGTGCCCATGGGAAGCCTACGGGGACCTGGAGCTCGGGGACCTGGCCAAATACGGAATCGTCTAG
- the erp27 gene encoding endoplasmic reticulum resident protein 27 isoform X2: MLFPLLFPLLLSTASATETDSAPLRLGDLKAAEAFIDSAEVVVVGFFESEESRGYKELLDSTKRVTTVPGAICMDKEVWAELGVSSDTIAIFRKADNSQENLVLSEAKKVDADGLVNFLTINEVRYVTEYNQVTAVGLFNSEVKVHLLLMVNRGTKEFTQLKEQLAALAPEFTGKLLFVLINGAVKSNLRSLGYFGLTSGDLPRVGIYDGGSDMKWLLPQGPVSSERVRSFCHAFLKGELKAEKQAGAQAKSEL; the protein is encoded by the exons ATGTTGTTCCCTCTGTTGTTTCCTCTGCTGCTGTCCACAGCCTCGGCCACAGAGACAG ACAGCGCCCCCCTCAGGCTGGGGGACCTCAAGGCGGCCGAAGCCTTCATCGACTCTGCTGAAGTGGTCGTCGTTGGGTTCTTTGAG AGCGAGGAGTCTCGCGGCTACAAAGAGCTGCTGGACTCCACAAAGCGCGTGACCACGGTCCCAGGGGCCATCTGCATGGACAAAGAGGTGTGGGCGGAGCTTGGCGTCAGCTCGGACACCATCGCCATATTCAGAAAG gcagacAACTCCCAGGAGAACCTTGTTCTCTCAGAGGCCAAGAAGGTGGACGCGGACGGTCTGGTTAACTTCCTCACTATAAACGAAGTGCGATACGTCACAGAATATAACCAAGTG ACTGCGGTGGGTCTGTTCAACTCGGAGGTGAAGGTCCACCTCCTGCTGATGGTCAACCGGGGCACCAAGGAGTTCACCCAGCTCAAGGAACAGCTCGCTGCCCTCGCCCCGGAGTTCACCGGCAAG CTGCTGTTTGTGCTGATCAACGGCGCGGTGAAGTCCAACCTGCGCTCGCTGGGCTACTTCGGCCTCACGTCGGGGGACCTCCCGCGGGTGGGGATCTACGACGGTGGGTCGGACATGAAGTGGCTCCTACCCCAGGGGCCTGTCTCCAGCGAGCGTGTGAGGAGCTTCTGCCACGCCTTCCTGAAAGGGGAGCTGAAG GCGGAGAAGCAGGCTGGAGCTCAGGCCAAAAGTGAGCTCTAA